Proteins encoded in a region of the Gallalistipes aquisgranensis genome:
- the rmuC gene encoding DNA recombination protein RmuC, whose translation MTIALTVFCTAFFIACIALSAALVSLRRKNAGLAVSRDEASARALSLESQLNETRSRAESLAASETRLQEQVRTLIARHTEAQVRLDTLRAKAESDREELEKLQASFRAEFRNLANDILEEKSRQFKQTSRESMEALLKPFGDSITEFKSRVEAIYSDENQQRGALKNEIRNLLDLNRRITEETTNLTNALKGNSKVQGDWGEMILETILESSNLVNGIHYTTQQNFKDEEGNNLRPDVVLNLPDSKQIVIDSKVSLTAFVNYVHADDASERDKAMKEHLRSVRAHVDELGCKSYQSLVNSPDFVIMFIPNEPAFLAALQGDPSIWGDAYRRKVIISSPTNLFALLKIVDDLWKRDNQSKNALAIAREGANLYDKFVGFAETLLDIGKNLDTASRNYEKAMGQLKTGKGNLIARSEKLREMGVKATKSLPSALNDYEEDSLKIE comes from the coding sequence ATGACCATCGCACTCACCGTGTTCTGCACGGCATTTTTCATCGCCTGCATCGCCCTGTCGGCCGCTCTCGTCTCCCTTCGCAGGAAGAACGCGGGCCTCGCCGTCTCCCGCGACGAAGCATCCGCCCGGGCCCTTTCGCTCGAAAGCCAGCTGAACGAAACCCGCAGCAGGGCCGAATCGCTCGCCGCATCGGAGACCCGGTTGCAGGAACAGGTCCGGACGCTGATCGCCCGCCACACCGAGGCTCAGGTGCGGCTGGACACCCTACGGGCCAAAGCCGAAAGCGACCGGGAGGAGCTGGAAAAATTGCAGGCCTCGTTCCGGGCGGAATTCCGTAACCTGGCCAACGACATTCTGGAGGAGAAGAGCAGACAGTTCAAACAGACGAGCCGCGAGTCGATGGAGGCCCTGCTCAAGCCGTTCGGCGATTCGATCACCGAGTTCAAGAGCCGGGTGGAAGCCATCTACTCCGACGAGAACCAACAGCGGGGCGCCCTCAAAAACGAAATCCGCAACCTGCTCGACCTCAACCGCCGCATTACCGAAGAGACGACCAACCTGACCAACGCCCTGAAAGGAAACAGCAAAGTGCAGGGAGACTGGGGTGAGATGATTCTCGAAACCATTCTGGAGAGTTCGAACCTCGTGAACGGCATCCACTACACCACCCAGCAGAACTTCAAGGACGAAGAGGGAAACAATCTGCGCCCGGACGTCGTGCTGAATCTGCCCGACAGCAAGCAAATCGTGATCGACTCGAAAGTTTCACTCACGGCCTTCGTGAATTACGTCCATGCGGACGATGCCTCCGAACGGGACAAGGCGATGAAGGAGCACCTGCGTTCGGTGCGCGCCCACGTGGACGAGTTGGGATGCAAAAGCTACCAGTCGCTGGTCAATTCGCCCGATTTCGTCATCATGTTCATCCCCAACGAACCGGCCTTTCTGGCCGCTCTCCAAGGCGACCCGTCAATCTGGGGCGACGCCTATCGCCGGAAGGTCATCATCAGCAGCCCGACCAATCTGTTCGCCCTGCTCAAAATTGTGGACGACCTCTGGAAACGCGACAACCAGAGCAAAAACGCACTGGCCATCGCCCGCGAGGGAGCCAATCTGTACGACAAATTCGTAGGCTTCGCAGAGACCCTGCTCGACATCGGAAAGAACCTCGACACCGCTTCCCGCAACTACGAGAAGGCGATGGGGCAACTCAAAACCGGCAAGGGCAATCTGATCGCCCGCAGCGAAAAACTGCGGGAAATGGGGGTAAAAGCAACGAAAAGCCTCCCCTCCGCACTGAACGATTACGAAGAGGACTCGCTGAAGATAGAGTGA
- the cdaA gene encoding diadenylate cyclase CdaA codes for MDFIQITVIDVIDIVVVATIMYYLYKVTKGTHTPSILTGILLIYLLWVVVKALNMELLSAILGHIIGVGVIALIVVFQPEIRRFLHLIGTRSNQHRDSFLGRLFDMHEYHNDHLEYVSPIVKACGDMSDTKTGALIVIQQKSDLSVIAETGISIDARISSSLLKNIFFKNSPLHDGAVIINDGRIVAAKCVLPSTQQEVPVSYGMRHRAALGVSEVCDALVVVVSEETGHISVARNGEMHSNLSTAQLQAELLKSAA; via the coding sequence ATGGACTTTATCCAGATAACAGTGATCGACGTCATCGACATCGTGGTGGTGGCGACGATCATGTATTACCTTTACAAGGTAACCAAAGGCACGCACACGCCGAGTATTCTTACGGGAATCCTGTTGATCTACCTGCTTTGGGTGGTGGTCAAGGCGCTCAATATGGAGCTGTTATCCGCTATTCTGGGGCATATCATCGGGGTGGGCGTCATCGCCCTGATCGTGGTGTTCCAGCCCGAGATACGGCGGTTCCTCCACCTGATCGGTACGCGCAGCAACCAGCACAGGGATTCGTTTCTGGGACGGCTGTTCGACATGCACGAGTATCACAACGACCATCTGGAATACGTGAGCCCCATCGTTAAGGCGTGTGGCGACATGTCAGATACGAAAACCGGGGCCCTGATCGTTATCCAGCAGAAGAGCGACCTGTCGGTCATTGCGGAGACGGGTATCTCCATCGACGCGAGAATCTCCTCGTCCCTGCTGAAAAACATCTTCTTCAAAAATTCGCCGCTCCATGACGGGGCCGTCATCATCAACGACGGCCGGATCGTCGCGGCCAAGTGTGTTCTTCCCTCCACCCAACAGGAGGTTCCCGTCTCTTACGGGATGCGCCATCGGGCTGCGCTGGGTGTGAGCGAAGTGTGCGATGCACTGGTGGTGGTGGTCTCCGAAGAGACGGGGCATATCTCGGTCGCCCGGAACGGCGAAATGCATTCGAACCTCTCCACGGCCCAGTTGCAGGCGGAGTTGCTGAAAAGCGCCGCATAG
- a CDS encoding flavodoxin family protein — protein sequence MKILVLNGSPRRGGVVDTILERVLEAAGKKGCTGEKLNVCDLKFRPCTGCMACRTDGVCRLSRDDAHEAAEKIAEADLLVVGTPTYWGNMSGQLKLLFDRTVPVFMGESSRGIPQGRQRGKRALIVAACTTPWPFNRLMRQSRGAVGAVREVLGTAGYRIRTLQIGGTKRISSLPERCALRAERTIRHMIK from the coding sequence ATGAAAATATTGGTGCTGAACGGCTCGCCCCGGCGGGGCGGTGTGGTCGATACGATACTGGAACGGGTGCTGGAGGCGGCCGGGAAGAAAGGGTGTACGGGAGAGAAACTGAATGTCTGCGACCTGAAGTTCCGACCCTGTACGGGTTGCATGGCCTGCCGGACGGACGGCGTGTGCCGCCTGAGCCGTGACGATGCCCACGAAGCAGCCGAAAAGATTGCGGAAGCCGATCTGCTGGTGGTCGGTACCCCTACTTATTGGGGCAACATGAGCGGCCAGCTCAAACTCCTGTTCGACCGTACGGTGCCGGTCTTCATGGGCGAAAGCTCCCGGGGTATTCCGCAGGGGCGTCAACGGGGAAAGAGGGCGTTGATCGTGGCCGCCTGTACGACGCCGTGGCCCTTCAACCGGCTGATGCGTCAGAGCCGCGGGGCCGTAGGAGCCGTACGAGAAGTGCTCGGTACGGCAGGTTACAGGATACGTACGCTTCAGATCGGAGGGACGAAACGGATCTCCTCCCTGCCGGAGC
- the secDF gene encoding protein translocase subunit SecDF produces MQNKGALKLLAIVLAIACAYQLSFTFVTQRVERKAAAYAGGDAAREQAYLDSVKSQTVYNLGFIKFNYKECKEKEINLGLDLRGGMNVMLEIAVEDVVRALSNDSKDPIFNQALAQAREDQKNSTDDYITLFARAYEQLSGGGRLAYIFNTPELREVITANSTNAEVVRVLREQTEGAIENSFNVLRNRIDRFGVTQPNIQRLENSGRILVELPGIKEPERVRKLLQGTASLEFWATYDNTEIYPLLNQANQIIREYREAQKAVAPARAEEVTVEETETVQSGDTTESVELLAQMDQGASDSLKGQEDIAAMYPLYAKMSPIADPQSGQIGQGPVIGHALAADTAAVNAYLGLPAVRAILPRDIKLLWGVKPVDAAGNIFELYAIKANTRDGKAPLDGGVVVEAKEDYQQQAATAEVSMVMNGTGARIWERLTADNVGSCIAIVLDGYVYSAPRVNGAIAGGRSSITGNFTIQEAKDLANVLRSGKLPAPARIIQDTVVGPSLGRESINAGMMSFVIAFVLVLLYMLFFYNTAGLVANIALVTNLFFLFGVLTSFGAVLTLPGLAGIVLTMGMAVDANVIIYERVKEEIKAGKGLSLSIADGFKNAYSAIIDGNVTTLLTGIVLFIFGTGPVQGFATTLIIGIITSLFTAIFITRLIFVAMLEKGVNIRFSNKLTVNFLANTHINFIDKRKFSYIISGALVLVSLVSLFTRGLNYGVDFSGGRAFVVRFDQNVTANQVRSALEEGFAQEEGDDATKSFEVKQFGPENQMRIVTQYMFDDQSQDATAKVEGLLYKSLGSLFVTPVTFEEFATTATNPYGIISADKVGPSVAHDIKVNAIIAVIFSLLAIGLYIVFRFKRWQWGMGSVISLGHDAFLTIGIFSLLHGFMPFNLEVDQSFIAAILTIIGYSINDKVVIFDRIREYQTLYPKMNIKNNINAAINTTLARTMNTSGTTIVVLLAIFLFGGEVIRGFVFALMFGVIVGTYSSVFIATPIAYDMIRRKEAKAVKA; encoded by the coding sequence ATGCAGAACAAAGGTGCACTTAAACTGTTGGCAATCGTACTGGCCATCGCCTGCGCTTACCAGCTCTCCTTCACGTTCGTGACCCAGCGGGTCGAACGTAAAGCGGCTGCCTACGCCGGAGGCGATGCGGCCAGGGAACAGGCCTATCTGGACTCCGTGAAGTCGCAGACGGTTTACAATCTGGGTTTTATCAAATTCAACTACAAGGAGTGTAAGGAGAAGGAGATTAACCTGGGACTCGACCTTCGGGGCGGTATGAACGTCATGCTGGAGATCGCCGTGGAAGATGTGGTCCGTGCCCTGTCCAACGACAGCAAGGACCCGATCTTCAACCAGGCGCTCGCCCAGGCCCGCGAGGATCAGAAGAACAGTACCGACGATTATATCACCCTTTTCGCCCGTGCCTACGAGCAGCTTTCCGGCGGCGGCCGTCTGGCGTATATCTTCAATACGCCCGAGTTGCGGGAGGTGATCACGGCCAACAGCACCAATGCCGAAGTGGTGAGGGTACTCCGCGAACAGACCGAGGGTGCCATCGAGAACTCGTTCAATGTGCTGCGCAACCGTATCGACCGTTTCGGTGTGACGCAGCCCAATATCCAGCGTCTGGAGAATTCGGGCCGTATTCTGGTCGAGCTTCCCGGTATCAAGGAGCCCGAGCGCGTGCGCAAACTGTTGCAGGGAACCGCCTCGCTGGAGTTCTGGGCCACGTACGACAATACGGAGATCTATCCCCTGCTGAATCAGGCCAACCAGATCATCCGTGAATACCGGGAGGCCCAGAAGGCTGTGGCCCCCGCCCGGGCGGAAGAGGTGACGGTGGAGGAGACCGAGACGGTGCAGTCCGGCGACACCACCGAGAGTGTGGAGCTGCTGGCCCAGATGGACCAGGGCGCATCCGATTCGCTGAAAGGGCAGGAGGATATCGCCGCGATGTATCCCCTGTATGCCAAGATGAGCCCGATCGCCGATCCGCAGAGCGGACAGATCGGACAGGGTCCGGTGATCGGCCATGCGCTGGCTGCGGATACGGCTGCCGTGAACGCATATCTGGGCCTGCCGGCCGTGCGAGCCATCCTTCCGCGCGACATCAAGTTGCTGTGGGGCGTGAAACCGGTGGATGCCGCCGGCAATATTTTCGAACTCTATGCGATCAAGGCTAACACGCGCGACGGAAAGGCTCCGCTGGACGGTGGCGTCGTCGTCGAGGCTAAGGAGGACTATCAGCAGCAGGCTGCCACGGCCGAGGTGTCGATGGTGATGAACGGTACCGGAGCCCGTATCTGGGAGCGTCTGACCGCCGATAACGTGGGAAGTTGCATCGCCATCGTGCTGGACGGTTATGTCTATTCCGCTCCGCGTGTGAACGGAGCCATCGCCGGCGGTCGTTCGTCGATCACGGGCAATTTCACCATCCAGGAGGCGAAGGACCTCGCCAATGTGCTGCGGTCGGGCAAACTGCCTGCTCCCGCACGTATCATCCAGGATACGGTGGTAGGTCCTTCGCTGGGTCGGGAGTCGATCAATGCGGGTATGATGTCCTTCGTGATCGCTTTCGTTCTGGTGTTGCTCTACATGCTCTTCTTCTATAACACGGCGGGTCTGGTGGCCAATATCGCACTGGTGACCAACCTCTTCTTCCTGTTCGGCGTGCTCACCTCGTTCGGGGCCGTGCTGACCCTGCCCGGTCTGGCCGGTATCGTGCTGACCATGGGTATGGCCGTGGATGCGAACGTGATTATCTACGAACGCGTCAAGGAGGAGATCAAGGCCGGCAAGGGGCTGAGCCTTTCGATCGCCGACGGATTCAAGAACGCCTATTCGGCCATTATCGACGGTAACGTCACTACGCTGCTGACGGGTATCGTGCTCTTCATCTTCGGAACGGGTCCCGTACAGGGCTTCGCCACGACGCTGATCATCGGTATCATCACCTCGCTCTTTACGGCGATCTTCATCACCCGTCTGATCTTCGTGGCCATGCTGGAAAAGGGTGTGAACATCCGTTTCTCGAACAAACTGACGGTGAATTTCCTCGCCAATACGCATATCAACTTCATCGACAAGCGAAAGTTCTCCTACATCATTTCGGGTGCGCTGGTGCTGGTTTCGCTGGTATCGCTCTTTACGCGCGGACTGAATTACGGCGTGGACTTCTCCGGAGGCCGTGCTTTCGTCGTGCGTTTCGACCAGAACGTGACGGCCAATCAGGTGCGTTCGGCTCTGGAGGAAGGCTTCGCACAGGAAGAGGGCGACGATGCGACCAAGAGTTTCGAGGTGAAACAGTTCGGTCCCGAGAACCAGATGCGTATCGTGACGCAGTACATGTTCGACGATCAGAGCCAGGACGCTACCGCCAAGGTAGAGGGTCTGCTCTACAAGTCGCTGGGTTCCCTGTTCGTTACGCCCGTTACGTTCGAGGAGTTCGCCACCACGGCCACCAATCCTTACGGTATCATCTCGGCCGACAAGGTGGGACCGAGCGTTGCGCACGACATCAAGGTCAACGCCATCATCGCCGTGATTTTCTCTCTGCTGGCCATCGGGCTCTATATCGTGTTCCGTTTCAAGCGCTGGCAGTGGGGTATGGGTAGCGTGATCTCGCTGGGGCACGATGCATTCCTGACGATCGGTATCTTCTCTCTGCTGCATGGATTCATGCCGTTCAACCTGGAGGTGGACCAGTCGTTCATTGCCGCGATCTTGACCATCATCGGTTATTCGATCAACGACAAGGTGGTGATCTTCGACCGTATCCGCGAGTACCAGACGCTCTATCCGAAAATGAATATAAAGAACAATATCAACGCGGCGATCAACACCACGCTGGCCCGTACGATGAATACGTCGGGTACGACCATCGTCGTGTTGCTGGCCATCTTCCTCTTCGGAGGTGAGGTGATCCGCGGGTTCGTCTTCGCGCTGATGTTCGGTGTGATCGTGGGTACTTATTCCTCGGTCTTCATCGCAACGCCGATAGCCTACGATATGATCCGCCGCAAAGAGGCGAAAGCCGTCAAGGCGTAA
- a CDS encoding alpha/beta hydrolase, which produces MKRARNQRKKVWRTVLAVAGAVVVLAVVSGSVYLFNYALLSQPEARDHRRVYDRMMRHADIRVWADSLNRCDGLRDTFITSADGLRLHAFYIAAPRPTDRAALLVHGYQDNAMSMLMLGYMYNKGLGCNVLLPDLRAHGTSEGKYVCMGWKDREDMKRWIGVILSRFGRDSRIVMHGISMGAATTMMTSGEELPGNVRCFVEDCGYTSVWDEFGSELKGRFHLPAFPLLYTADLYCRLREGWGFREASTLRQVARCERPMLFIHGDRDTFVPTRMVYPLYDAKPGDKELWIVPGVVHARAYWNDPAEYGRRVGDFVNRYMP; this is translated from the coding sequence ATGAAACGAGCACGGAACCAGAGAAAAAAAGTGTGGCGGACGGTGCTTGCCGTAGCGGGAGCCGTAGTGGTGCTGGCTGTCGTGAGCGGTAGCGTCTATCTGTTCAATTACGCTTTATTGAGCCAGCCCGAGGCCCGCGATCACCGGCGGGTTTACGACCGGATGATGCGCCATGCGGATATTCGGGTCTGGGCCGACAGTCTGAATCGTTGCGACGGTCTGCGGGATACCTTTATCACGTCGGCCGACGGGCTCCGGCTGCATGCCTTCTACATCGCCGCACCCCGGCCGACCGACCGCGCGGCCCTGCTCGTGCACGGCTATCAGGACAATGCCATGAGCATGCTGATGCTCGGGTATATGTACAACAAGGGACTGGGATGCAACGTTCTGCTTCCGGATTTGCGGGCCCACGGGACGAGTGAGGGAAAGTATGTCTGCATGGGCTGGAAAGACCGGGAGGACATGAAGCGTTGGATCGGGGTGATCCTCTCCCGTTTCGGCCGCGACAGCCGGATTGTGATGCACGGCATTTCTATGGGGGCCGCCACGACGATGATGACCTCGGGGGAGGAACTGCCCGGGAATGTCCGCTGTTTCGTGGAAGACTGCGGCTATACCTCCGTGTGGGACGAATTCGGGAGCGAACTGAAAGGTCGTTTTCATCTGCCCGCCTTTCCCCTGCTCTATACGGCCGATCTGTACTGCCGGCTGCGGGAGGGGTGGGGGTTCCGTGAGGCCTCCACCCTGCGGCAGGTGGCCCGGTGCGAACGCCCCATGCTGTTCATCCACGGCGACCGCGATACGTTCGTTCCCACCCGCATGGTCTATCCGCTTTACGACGCCAAACCCGGAGACAAGGAGTTGTGGATCGTGCCCGGAGTGGTCCATGCCCGGGCCTATTGGAACGATCCGGCAGAGTACGGGCGGCGGGTCGGGGATTTCGTGAACCGGTATATGCCCTGA
- the abc-f gene encoding ribosomal protection-like ABC-F family protein yields MISVENLTVSFGGQNLFNDISFLINPKDRIGLVGKNGAGKSTLLKVLIGEQPATSGAVTRNGDCTLGYLPQQMKVFDTTTLAEETASAFREVNDLEAEIARITEEITVRTDYESEEYARLLHRLNDATDRYHILGGDNREAEIEKTLLGLGFRREDFGRPTREFSGGWRMRIELAKLLLRRPSVFLLDEPTNHLDIESIQWLESYLKEYNGAVLLISHDRAFLDNVTTRTIELSLGKVYDYKVPYSKFVELRRERREQQIAAYNNQQKMIEDTENFIERFRYKPTKSNQVQSRIKQLEKIERIEIDEEDVATLNIKFPPAPRSGQVVAEVKDAGKSFGPKRVFSGANFHIERGEKVALVGRNGEGKTTFVRMLTGELEPTEGMVRVGYNVNIGYFAQNQDDLMEGEFTVFDTLDRVAVGDIRTRLRDILGAFLFRGEEIDKKVKVLSGGERSRLAMARLMLEPYNLLILDEPTNHMDMRSKDILKNALMKYDGTVIVVSHDREFLDGLVNKVYEFRDGAVKEYLGGIYYFLEKRKLESLRDVEIKKAEAPAEVPRKKVQSKQDYQQRKEAERAVRKTKNEIDRVEARISELEAEIAEWDRRMADPAANGIDLGDPSVFETYNGLKQTLAARMHDWEKLNYELDLLTEQV; encoded by the coding sequence ATGATTTCAGTGGAAAACCTGACCGTGAGTTTCGGCGGTCAGAACCTATTCAACGACATATCCTTTCTGATAAACCCCAAGGACCGGATCGGTCTGGTGGGAAAGAACGGGGCGGGGAAATCCACCCTGCTCAAGGTGCTCATCGGCGAGCAGCCGGCCACGTCGGGAGCGGTCACCCGGAACGGGGACTGCACGCTGGGCTATCTGCCCCAGCAGATGAAGGTGTTCGACACCACGACACTGGCGGAGGAGACCGCTTCCGCTTTCCGGGAGGTAAACGACCTGGAAGCCGAGATCGCCCGTATCACGGAGGAGATCACGGTACGTACCGATTACGAGAGCGAGGAGTATGCCCGCCTGTTGCACCGTCTCAACGATGCGACCGACCGTTACCACATTCTCGGGGGCGACAACCGCGAGGCTGAGATCGAAAAGACGCTGCTGGGGCTCGGTTTCCGGCGGGAGGATTTCGGTCGTCCCACGCGGGAGTTCAGCGGCGGCTGGCGGATGCGGATCGAGCTGGCGAAACTCCTGTTGCGGAGACCTTCGGTCTTCCTGCTCGACGAGCCGACCAACCACCTCGACATCGAAAGTATCCAGTGGCTGGAGAGTTACCTGAAGGAGTACAACGGTGCCGTCCTGCTCATTTCGCACGACCGGGCCTTTCTCGACAATGTGACCACCCGCACGATCGAACTTTCGCTGGGCAAGGTGTACGACTATAAGGTGCCGTACAGCAAATTCGTGGAGTTGAGGCGCGAACGGCGCGAGCAGCAGATCGCTGCCTACAACAACCAGCAGAAGATGATCGAGGACACGGAGAACTTCATCGAACGTTTCCGCTACAAGCCGACCAAGTCGAACCAGGTGCAGTCGCGTATCAAGCAGTTGGAAAAGATCGAGCGGATCGAGATCGACGAGGAGGATGTGGCGACGCTCAACATCAAGTTCCCGCCCGCTCCCCGTTCGGGACAGGTGGTGGCCGAGGTGAAGGATGCGGGCAAGAGTTTCGGCCCGAAACGGGTCTTCAGCGGAGCCAATTTCCATATCGAGCGCGGAGAGAAGGTGGCGCTGGTAGGCCGTAACGGCGAAGGAAAGACCACGTTCGTGCGGATGCTGACCGGGGAGCTGGAACCCACCGAGGGTATGGTCCGTGTAGGTTACAATGTCAATATAGGCTATTTTGCCCAGAATCAGGACGATCTGATGGAGGGCGAATTCACGGTGTTCGACACGCTCGATCGGGTGGCCGTCGGCGATATCCGGACCCGTCTGCGCGATATTCTGGGCGCTTTCCTTTTCCGGGGCGAGGAGATCGACAAGAAGGTGAAGGTGCTCTCCGGCGGCGAGCGTTCGCGGCTGGCCATGGCGCGGCTCATGCTGGAACCCTATAACCTGCTGATCCTCGACGAGCCGACCAACCACATGGACATGCGTTCGAAGGATATTCTGAAGAATGCGCTGATGAAATACGACGGCACGGTGATCGTGGTCTCCCACGACCGTGAATTTCTCGACGGGCTGGTGAACAAGGTCTACGAATTCCGCGACGGCGCCGTGAAGGAGTATCTGGGCGGAATCTACTATTTTCTGGAGAAGCGCAAACTGGAGTCGCTCCGCGACGTGGAGATCAAAAAGGCGGAGGCTCCGGCCGAGGTGCCCCGGAAAAAGGTCCAGAGCAAACAGGATTATCAGCAAAGGAAGGAGGCCGAACGGGCCGTGCGCAAGACGAAGAACGAAATCGACCGGGTGGAGGCCCGCATTTCGGAACTGGAGGCGGAGATCGCAGAATGGGACCGCAGGATGGCCGATCCGGCCGCCAACGGCATCGACCTCGGTGATCCTTCCGTGTTCGAAACCTACAACGGTCTGAAACAGACTCTGGCCGCACGGATGCACGATTGGGAGAAACTCAATTACGAACTCGATTTGCTGACGGAACAGGTCTGA
- the rpe gene encoding ribulose-phosphate 3-epimerase has protein sequence MNRIISPSMLSADFGHLDRDTRMIDRSRAEWIHIDVMDGVFVPNISFGFPVLKAIDAASDKFMDVHLMIVEPERYVKRFAEAGADLITFHAEATSDPQACIEMIRQAGVKAGISIKPATPVETVEQWLPMLDLVLVMSVEPGFGGQSFIGGSVEKVKRLRSMIDGGGFSTLIEIDGGVGPDNAGMLFAAGCDVLVAGSAIFRSPDPEATIVNMLEAK, from the coding sequence ATGAACAGAATCATATCCCCCTCGATGCTCTCCGCCGATTTCGGCCATCTGGACCGCGATACGCGGATGATCGACCGCAGCCGGGCCGAATGGATTCACATCGACGTGATGGACGGCGTCTTCGTGCCCAACATCTCGTTCGGTTTCCCGGTCCTCAAGGCGATCGACGCCGCCTCCGACAAGTTCATGGACGTGCATCTGATGATCGTCGAGCCGGAACGTTACGTGAAACGGTTCGCGGAAGCCGGGGCCGATCTGATCACCTTCCATGCGGAGGCGACCTCCGATCCGCAGGCGTGTATCGAGATGATCCGGCAGGCCGGGGTCAAGGCCGGTATTTCGATCAAACCCGCCACGCCGGTGGAGACGGTCGAACAGTGGCTGCCGATGCTCGACCTGGTGCTGGTGATGAGCGTGGAGCCGGGGTTCGGCGGCCAGAGTTTCATCGGGGGCAGCGTGGAGAAGGTGAAGAGGCTGAGAAGCATGATCGACGGGGGCGGATTTTCCACCCTGATCGAGATCGACGGAGGGGTGGGACCCGACAATGCCGGGATGCTCTTTGCTGCGGGATGCGACGTACTGGTGGCCGGAAGCGCCATTTTCCGTTCGCCCGATCCGGAGGCGACGATCGTAAACATGTTGGAAGCGAAGTAA